A single Methylobacterium sp. 17Sr1-1 DNA region contains:
- a CDS encoding SPW repeat protein — MRFIPSRVHAILDYGAGLVLIALPYLLGFADGTAAQYVMQAVGAALLLMSLCTDYELSAVKLVPLPVHLGADVAAGLLLVVSPWLFGFADRVTWPHVLMGVLEIGAGLTTRAARDDRIATSTGAAA, encoded by the coding sequence ATGCGGTTCATTCCCTCACGCGTCCACGCCATCCTCGACTACGGAGCCGGGCTCGTGCTCATCGCGCTGCCCTATCTGCTCGGCTTCGCCGACGGCACGGCGGCGCAGTACGTCATGCAGGCCGTCGGCGCCGCGCTCCTGCTGATGAGCCTGTGCACCGACTACGAGCTCTCCGCCGTCAAGCTCGTCCCCCTGCCGGTCCATCTCGGCGCCGACGTCGCGGCCGGGCTGCTGCTCGTCGTCTCGCCGTGGCTGTTCGGGTTCGCCGACCGGGTGACGTGGCCGCACGTGCTCATGGGCGTCCTCGAGATCGGCGCGGGACTGACCACGCGCGCCGCGCGCGACGACCGCATCGCTACCTCCACGGGAGCCGCCGCGTGA
- a CDS encoding Crp/Fnr family transcriptional regulator → MLIRKLDGIAQLSDEERRAIAQLPVTVRPLGPHQDIVREKDRPSQCCLLLDGWACRYQLLSEGKRQIFSFHIPGDIPDLHSLHMRVMDHGVCTLSSAIVAFIPHEPLLDLTAAFPGIAAILWRDTLVDAAIFRAWMTGLGRRTASEAVAHLFCELYLKLQAMGLARDHACRLPLTQSELGDALGLSNVHVNRTLRELRSKEWISLQGGRLEINKWQELADSCDFDPAYLHLERRTT, encoded by the coding sequence ATGCTCATTCGCAAGCTGGACGGGATCGCGCAGCTCTCCGACGAGGAGAGGCGGGCCATCGCGCAGCTGCCCGTCACGGTCAGGCCCTTGGGCCCGCATCAGGACATCGTGCGCGAGAAGGACAGGCCGTCACAATGCTGCCTGCTGCTGGACGGCTGGGCCTGCCGCTACCAGCTCCTCAGCGAGGGCAAGCGCCAGATCTTCTCGTTCCACATCCCGGGCGACATCCCCGACCTGCACAGCCTGCACATGCGGGTCATGGACCACGGCGTGTGTACCCTGAGTTCCGCCATCGTGGCGTTCATCCCGCACGAACCACTCCTCGACCTGACGGCCGCCTTCCCCGGGATCGCGGCGATCCTCTGGCGCGACACGCTGGTGGATGCCGCGATCTTTCGGGCCTGGATGACCGGGCTGGGCCGCCGCACGGCGAGCGAGGCCGTCGCGCACCTGTTTTGCGAGCTGTACCTCAAGCTTCAGGCGATGGGGCTCGCGCGGGACCACGCCTGCCGGCTGCCGCTCACGCAATCGGAGCTCGGCGACGCGCTCGGGCTATCGAACGTCCACGTCAACCGCACCCTCAGGGAATTGCGCAGCAAGGAATGGATCAGCCTCCAGGGCGGAAGGCTGGAAATTAACAAATGGCAGGAACTTGCCGACTCATGCGACTTTGATCCTGCGTACCTGCATCTGGAACGAAGAACCACATGA
- a CDS encoding GDSL-type esterase/lipase family protein → MTHAVLIGDSVFDNAAYVRGGPDVVRQLRALLPGGRATLLAVDGAVLADVPDQLAGLPNDATHLVVSAGGNDALRASGVLDGPVRSVAEAIERLASTQDRFRAEYRAMLDAVLARGRPTALCTIYDPRYPDPVRRRLTATALAILNDVVTREAAARGLTLLDLRVLCGEDADFANPIEPSVQGGEKIAAAIAAFLRRDAGIAGGLIIARP, encoded by the coding sequence ATGACGCACGCGGTCCTGATCGGCGATTCCGTGTTCGACAACGCCGCCTACGTGCGCGGCGGCCCCGATGTGGTACGCCAGCTGCGCGCCCTCCTGCCCGGCGGGCGAGCGACGCTGCTCGCGGTCGACGGGGCGGTGCTGGCGGACGTGCCGGATCAGCTCGCCGGCCTGCCGAACGACGCGACCCACCTCGTCGTCAGCGCGGGCGGCAACGACGCCCTGCGCGCGTCCGGCGTGCTCGATGGACCGGTGCGCTCGGTGGCGGAGGCGATCGAGCGGCTCGCGAGCACGCAGGATCGCTTCCGCGCGGAGTACCGCGCGATGCTGGACGCCGTGCTGGCGCGCGGGCGCCCGACGGCCCTCTGCACCATCTACGACCCGCGCTATCCCGATCCGGTCCGCCGACGCCTGACCGCGACGGCCCTGGCGATCCTCAACGACGTCGTGACGCGCGAGGCGGCCGCGCGCGGCCTCACGCTCCTCGACCTGCGGGTGCTGTGCGGCGAGGATGCGGACTTCGCCAACCCGATCGAGCCGTCGGTTCAGGGTGGGGAGAAGATCGCGGCGGCGATCGCGGCATTCCTGCGCCGGGACGCCGGGATCGCCGGGGGCCTGATCATCGCGCGGCCGTGA
- a CDS encoding cyclic nucleotide-binding domain-containing protein, with translation MAHPFQNCLLRALPDADLALLTPHLVPVPLEIGTVVVGVNEPFTHAYFPEGGLASIISKTHDQRNLEVGIFGRDGMVSTALVLGADRTPHETSIQAPGTWLRIEADRLREAMRQSPALTDQPPRGGPSGMLVDRGPFHHG, from the coding sequence ATGGCCCACCCGTTTCAGAACTGCCTTCTCCGCGCGCTGCCGGACGCCGACCTCGCGCTGCTCACGCCCCACCTCGTGCCCGTGCCGCTCGAGATCGGGACGGTCGTCGTCGGCGTGAACGAGCCGTTCACCCACGCCTACTTTCCCGAGGGCGGCCTGGCCTCGATCATCTCCAAGACTCATGACCAGCGTAATCTTGAGGTCGGCATCTTCGGGCGGGACGGCATGGTGAGCACGGCTCTCGTTCTCGGCGCCGACCGCACGCCGCACGAGACCTCGATCCAGGCACCCGGGACGTGGCTGCGCATCGAGGCCGACCGCCTGCGCGAGGCGATGCGGCAAAGCCCTGCCCTGACTGATCAGCCCCCACGAGGTGGCCCGAGTGGAATGTTAGTGGACCGTGGGCCTTTCCACCACGGGTAG
- a CDS encoding protein adenylyltransferase SelO, which produces MKPQIPFDNSYARLPDRFFARTQPTPVAEPQLIRLNRALAMTLGLDPDWLASPEGTEILAGNRLAEGSEPIATAYAGHQFGNFVPQLGDGRALLLGEILDRDGQRRDIQLKGSGPTPFSRRGDGRAALGPVLREYLVSEAMAALGIPTTRALAAVATGERVVRETLLPGAVLTRIAASHIRVGTFQFFAARDDIAGLRALADHVLDRHYPQARAAEKPYRALLADVAARQADLVARWLLVGFIHGVMNTDNMSVAGETIDYGPCAFMDAYHPRTVFSSIDRHARYAYGAQPQIALWNLSRLAEALLPLLDPDESRAVTEAEEALGSFGPRFEAAFHGGLNRKLGLATMQEGDPALAGDLLKLMAENQADFTLTFRNLSRACEAAEADEAVRSLFVDPTAYDRWAVRWRQRQAEEPGDASSKAAAMRAVNPAFIPRNHRVEEMIEAAIERADFAPFENLLAVLSRPYDDQPMHAHYAEAPKGGGIGYRTFCGT; this is translated from the coding sequence ATGAAGCCCCAGATCCCGTTCGACAACAGCTACGCCCGCCTACCTGACCGCTTCTTCGCCCGCACCCAGCCGACGCCCGTTGCCGAGCCGCAGCTGATCCGCCTGAACCGCGCGCTCGCGATGACCCTCGGCCTTGATCCAGACTGGCTTGCGAGTCCTGAGGGCACCGAGATCTTGGCTGGAAACCGCCTCGCCGAGGGATCCGAGCCGATTGCCACCGCCTATGCTGGCCACCAATTCGGGAATTTCGTGCCGCAACTCGGCGACGGACGCGCCCTCTTGCTCGGTGAGATCCTCGACCGTGACGGCCAGCGCCGCGACATCCAACTGAAGGGCTCGGGCCCGACGCCATTCTCGCGCCGGGGAGACGGGCGAGCAGCCCTCGGTCCGGTGCTGCGTGAGTACTTGGTCAGCGAGGCCATGGCGGCTCTGGGCATACCGACCACTCGCGCACTGGCTGCCGTCGCAACGGGCGAACGCGTCGTCCGCGAGACCCTGCTCCCGGGCGCGGTCCTCACCCGCATCGCGGCCAGTCACATCCGCGTCGGCACCTTCCAGTTCTTCGCCGCGCGCGATGACATCGCGGGCCTGCGCGCTCTGGCCGACCACGTGCTGGATCGGCACTACCCGCAGGCCAGGGCGGCCGAGAAGCCGTATCGTGCCCTCCTCGCCGATGTCGCCGCGCGCCAAGCCGATCTCGTTGCCCGATGGCTGCTCGTCGGCTTCATCCACGGCGTGATGAACACCGACAACATGTCGGTCGCCGGTGAGACCATCGATTACGGCCCCTGCGCCTTCATGGACGCCTACCATCCTCGAACCGTCTTCAGCTCCATCGACCGGCATGCACGGTACGCCTACGGCGCTCAGCCGCAGATCGCGCTGTGGAACCTGAGCCGTCTGGCGGAGGCCCTGCTGCCGCTCCTGGATCCGGACGAATCGCGAGCCGTGACCGAGGCCGAAGAGGCCCTCGGCAGCTTCGGGCCGCGGTTCGAGGCCGCCTTCCACGGCGGCCTCAATCGCAAGCTCGGTCTCGCCACCATGCAGGAAGGAGATCCAGCTCTGGCCGGAGACCTCCTCAAGCTGATGGCCGAGAACCAAGCCGACTTCACGCTCACGTTCCGGAACCTGAGCCGAGCCTGCGAGGCGGCCGAGGCCGACGAGGCGGTGCGCAGCCTGTTCGTCGATCCGACCGCGTATGACCGCTGGGCCGTTCGCTGGCGACAGCGGCAGGCCGAGGAGCCGGGCGACGCGTCTTCCAAGGCGGCCGCCATGCGCGCGGTCAATCCGGCTTTCATCCCGCGCAATCACCGCGTGGAGGAGATGATCGAAGCTGCTATCGAGCGAGCAGATTTTGCACCTTTCGAAAATCTTCTGGCGGTTCTCTCAAGACCATACGACGATCAGCCGATGCATGCGCATTACGCCGAGGCCCCGAAAGGTGGCGGCATTGGGTATCGGACGTTCTGTGGAACGTGA
- a CDS encoding alpha/beta hydrolase, which translates to MASWPDPELSLVPLPGVTLHVAAAGPADGPLTILLHGFPEAWFAWRHQIGPLAAAGLRVLAPDLRGYNRSDKPREIAAYHLDRVADDVLALADRHGAERVRLVGHDWGGIVGWWLAARSPERIDRLAILNAPHPDVLAAFARRHPIQALRVVYFALFQVPALPEAALRAADFLALRQALHLTSRPGTFTDEDIARYREAWAQPGALEGMLNWYRAMRLKDRRELAPIPVPTLILWGRKDPALSPRLATACLELCEQGRIAWLPEATHWLHHEEPERVAAELTAFLTG; encoded by the coding sequence ATGGCATCCTGGCCCGATCCCGAACTCTCCCTGGTCCCTCTTCCGGGCGTGACCCTGCACGTCGCCGCGGCCGGCCCGGCGGACGGGCCGCTGACGATCCTGCTCCACGGTTTTCCCGAAGCGTGGTTCGCCTGGCGGCACCAGATCGGCCCGCTCGCCGCCGCGGGCCTTCGGGTGCTGGCGCCCGACCTGCGCGGCTACAACCGCAGCGACAAGCCGCGGGAGATCGCCGCCTACCATCTCGACCGCGTCGCCGACGACGTGCTGGCCCTGGCCGACCGGCACGGCGCCGAGCGGGTGCGGCTCGTCGGGCATGACTGGGGCGGCATCGTCGGCTGGTGGCTCGCCGCACGCTCTCCCGAGCGGATCGACCGGCTCGCGATCCTCAACGCGCCGCATCCCGACGTGCTCGCGGCCTTCGCGCGCCGCCACCCGATCCAGGCCCTGCGCGTCGTCTACTTCGCCCTGTTCCAGGTGCCGGCCCTGCCCGAGGCGGCCCTGCGCGCGGCGGACTTCCTCGCCCTGCGCCAAGCCCTGCACCTGACGAGCCGGCCGGGCACCTTCACGGACGAGGACATCGCCCGCTACCGCGAGGCCTGGGCCCAGCCCGGCGCGCTCGAAGGCATGCTCAACTGGTACCGGGCGATGCGGCTGAAGGACCGTCGCGAACTCGCGCCGATCCCGGTTCCGACCCTGATCCTGTGGGGCCGCAAGGATCCGGCGCTCAGTCCCCGCCTCGCCACCGCCTGCCTGGAGCTGTGCGAGCAGGGCCGGATCGCGTGGCTGCCCGAGGCGACGCACTGGCTCCACCACGAGGAGCCGGAGAGGGTGGCGGCGGAGCTGACCGCCTTCCTGACCGGATGA
- a CDS encoding IS3 family transposase (programmed frameshift), with protein sequence MGTKKHKPEEVVAKLRQVDVLVSQGQSVADAIRAIGVTEVTYYRWRKEFGGLKSDQVRRMKELETENQRLRKAIADLTLDKLILQEAAPGKLLSPARRRACIEHVRDVLHVSERRACRALGQHRSTQRKVPRGRDDEAALLADLVELARRYGRYGYRKIAALLRAAGWLVNDKRVERIWRREGLKVPARQPKKGRLWDGDGSCVRLRPEHRNHVWSYDFVEARTHDGRKVRLLNVIDEFTRECLAIRVARKLKAPDVIDVLSDLFILRGVPAHVRSDNGPEFIAQSVQKWITAVGAKTAYITPGSPWENGYIESFNARLRDELLNGEIFYSLREAQILIESWRRHYNGVRPHASLGYRPPAPEVFVPALTAWPAALTRPAPPAKLPVVERPTVH encoded by the exons ATGGGAACGAAGAAACACAAGCCGGAAGAGGTCGTGGCCAAGCTGCGGCAGGTGGACGTGCTGGTCTCGCAGGGGCAGAGCGTGGCTGATGCGATCCGCGCCATCGGCGTGACGGAGGTCACGTACTACCGCTGGCGCAAGGAGTTCGGCGGGCTGAAGTCCGACCAGGTGCGCCGGATGAAGGAGCTGGAGACCGAGAACCAGCGGCTGCGCAAGGCGATCGCGGATCTCACCCTCGACAAGCTGATCCTGCAGGAGGCCGCCC CGGGGAAACTTCTGAGCCCCGCGCGCCGGCGCGCCTGCATCGAGCATGTCCGGGACGTCCTGCACGTCTCTGAGCGCCGCGCCTGCCGGGCGCTTGGCCAGCATCGCTCGACGCAGCGCAAGGTGCCGCGGGGGAGAGACGACGAGGCGGCGCTCCTGGCCGACCTGGTCGAGCTGGCGCGCCGGTATGGCCGCTACGGCTACCGCAAGATCGCCGCCCTGCTGCGGGCGGCGGGCTGGCTGGTCAACGACAAGCGGGTCGAGCGGATCTGGCGGCGCGAAGGGCTGAAGGTTCCGGCCCGCCAGCCCAAGAAGGGCCGGTTGTGGGACGGGGATGGCTCCTGTGTCCGGCTGCGGCCCGAGCACCGCAACCACGTCTGGTCCTACGACTTCGTCGAGGCGCGCACGCATGACGGGCGCAAGGTCCGCCTGCTGAACGTCATCGACGAGTTCACCCGCGAGTGCCTGGCGATCCGGGTAGCGCGCAAGCTCAAGGCCCCGGACGTGATTGATGTGCTCTCGGACTTGTTCATCCTGCGTGGCGTACCTGCGCACGTTCGCTCTGACAATGGACCGGAGTTCATCGCCCAATCTGTGCAGAAGTGGATCACCGCCGTGGGCGCAAAGACGGCCTACATCACGCCTGGCTCACCGTGGGAGAACGGCTACATCGAGAGCTTCAACGCGAGATTGCGGGACGAGTTGCTGAATGGGGAGATCTTCTACTCTCTGCGGGAGGCGCAGATCCTGATCGAGAGCTGGAGGAGACACTACAATGGGGTTCGGCCGCACGCCTCACTCGGCTACCGCCCGCCGGCCCCGGAGGTGTTCGTCCCAGCCTTAACCGCTTGGCCGGCTGCGCTCACCCGACCGGCTCCGCCGGCCAAGCTACCCGTGGTGGAAAGGCCCACGGTCCACTAA
- a CDS encoding SDR family NAD(P)-dependent oxidoreductase: MARDDRPSDDGARDFAGRTVVITGASSGIGWAAALAFAPRGAALVLVARRRAPLERLARRCEDLGARALAIEADVTDPERMHAVAEAAQAAFGGIDVWINGAGLSLWGAFATIPIAHQNRLIAVNLIGVMNGSHAALRVMRPRGRGVIINVSSFGGRLPMPFAAAYSASKYGVTGFTEALRDELAASAIAVCGVYPGFVDTPTDIHSANYTGRALRPVPPVLTPERVAEAMVSLARRPRRAVRLGLHHALAGPYALAPDTTGRAVAGLARRFLLESGPDAPPSDGILYGPMREGTGARGGWGQPTRRVGRATVSALAGLAILAGLVGFARHRFAGRPPRVAERFGETSRRRM; this comes from the coding sequence ATGGCGAGAGACGACAGGCCGAGCGATGACGGGGCGAGGGATTTCGCAGGACGGACGGTCGTGATCACCGGCGCGTCCAGCGGGATCGGATGGGCGGCCGCCCTGGCCTTCGCGCCCCGGGGCGCCGCCCTGGTTCTGGTCGCGCGTCGGCGCGCGCCGCTCGAACGGCTGGCGCGCCGTTGCGAGGACCTCGGCGCGAGGGCGCTCGCGATCGAGGCTGACGTGACCGATCCCGAGCGGATGCACGCCGTCGCGGAGGCGGCGCAGGCCGCCTTCGGTGGCATCGACGTCTGGATCAACGGCGCCGGCCTGAGCCTCTGGGGGGCGTTCGCCACCATCCCGATCGCGCATCAGAACCGCCTGATCGCCGTGAACCTGATCGGCGTGATGAACGGCAGCCACGCCGCTCTCCGGGTCATGCGCCCCCGCGGGCGCGGCGTGATCATCAACGTCTCGTCCTTCGGCGGCCGCCTGCCGATGCCGTTCGCGGCGGCCTACAGCGCCAGCAAGTACGGCGTGACCGGGTTCACGGAGGCGCTGCGCGACGAACTGGCGGCGAGTGCCATCGCGGTGTGCGGCGTCTACCCGGGCTTCGTCGACACGCCGACCGACATCCACTCGGCGAACTATACCGGGCGCGCCCTGCGGCCCGTCCCGCCCGTCCTCACTCCCGAGCGGGTGGCCGAGGCAATGGTGTCCCTCGCGCGCCGGCCCCGGCGGGCGGTCCGTCTCGGGCTGCACCACGCCCTCGCGGGTCCCTACGCGCTGGCGCCGGACACGACCGGGCGCGCCGTAGCGGGCCTCGCCCGCCGGTTCCTGCTGGAGTCCGGCCCGGACGCGCCACCGTCCGACGGGATCCTGTACGGTCCGATGCGCGAGGGGACCGGTGCGCGGGGCGGCTGGGGCCAGCCCACCCGCCGGGTTGGCCGCGCCACCGTATCGGCCCTCGCCGGGCTCGCGATCCTGGCCGGGCTGGTGGGTTTCGCGCGGCACAGGTTTGCAGGCAGGCCGCCGCGAGTCGCTGAGCGGTTCGGCGAGACCAGCCGTCGCCGGATGTGA
- a CDS encoding formate dehydrogenase subunit alpha: MRPGSAVPQEGTPALDRRSFLRRSGLTAGGLVGLGSLRLGAVRRAEAAGSSANPAETVIRKNICTHCSVGCTVTAEVVHGVWVGQEPSWESPINRGAHCAKGAAIRELVTSERRLKYPLKLVNGEWQRLSWDQAIEEVGDKLLAIRAESGADSVYWLGSAKYTNEAAYLLRKFGAFWGTNNVDHQARICHSTTVAGVANTWGYGAQTNSYNDIRNAKTMIIMGGNPAEAHPISMQHILSGKEINRANLIVIDPRFTRTAAHATEYVRLRSGTDIPVIWGMLWHIFQNGWEDRDFIASRVYGMEDVREEVAKWTPDEVERVSGVPGAQLRHVAELFAKEKPATLIWCMGATQHTVGTANVRAFCILCLATGNVGKPGTGANIFRGHTNVQGATDMGLDVTSLPLYYGLVEGGWKHWARVWEVEYDWLQSRFDEVPATGSRKARSRKENMETPGLTSTRWFDAVNLPATQVDQSSRLRAMMISGHGGNTVTRLPEALDGLNKLDLLVVADPHPTTFAALNARRDNTYLMPICTSLEMDGCRTASNRSLQWGEQIVKPAFESKNDYEFFYLLAKKLGFAEALFKNIKVENNVPLAEDILREINRGGWSTGYCGQSPERLKAHIRNQHVFDIVTLRAPKDAPEVGGDYYGLPWPCWGKPEIRHPGSAILYNTALHVKDGGGTFRARFGTERNGQTLLAEDSFSLGSDLTDGYPEFSMAVMRKLGWDRELTPEEQAVIARIGGSNPDAVNWSTDLSGGIQRVCLDHGVMHYGNGKARANAWNLPDPVPVHREPIYTPRPDLVAKYPTRPDERQFRMPNVGFSVQQAAVERGIAQAFPIILTSGRLVEYEGGGEETRSNPWLAELQQDMFVEVNTQDAAERGIKDGQFVWVYGPENAAKTKVKALVTDRVAKGVAFMPFHYSGWYQGRDMREYYPRDTDPVVLGESVNTVTTYGFDPVTGMQETKATLCQIRAV; encoded by the coding sequence ATGCGTCCCGGGAGCGCCGTGCCCCAGGAGGGAACGCCCGCCCTCGACCGTCGGAGCTTCCTCCGCCGCTCCGGCCTGACCGCCGGCGGGCTCGTGGGCCTCGGCTCGTTGCGGCTCGGAGCCGTGCGCCGGGCCGAGGCCGCCGGCTCCTCGGCGAACCCTGCCGAGACGGTGATCCGCAAGAACATCTGCACCCATTGCTCGGTCGGCTGCACCGTCACGGCGGAGGTGGTCCACGGGGTCTGGGTCGGCCAGGAACCGTCCTGGGAGAGCCCGATCAACCGCGGCGCCCATTGCGCCAAGGGCGCGGCGATCCGCGAGCTCGTCACCAGCGAGCGGCGCCTGAAATATCCGTTGAAGCTCGTGAACGGCGAGTGGCAGCGCCTCTCCTGGGACCAGGCGATCGAGGAGGTCGGCGACAAGCTCCTGGCGATCCGGGCGGAATCGGGCGCTGACTCCGTCTATTGGCTCGGATCGGCCAAGTACACCAACGAGGCCGCCTACCTGCTGCGCAAGTTCGGGGCGTTCTGGGGCACCAACAACGTCGACCACCAGGCCCGCATCTGCCACTCGACCACGGTGGCGGGCGTGGCCAACACCTGGGGCTACGGCGCCCAGACCAATTCCTACAACGACATCCGCAATGCCAAGACGATGATCATCATGGGCGGCAACCCCGCCGAGGCCCACCCGATCTCCATGCAGCACATCCTCTCGGGCAAGGAGATCAACCGGGCGAACCTGATCGTCATCGACCCACGCTTCACCCGCACGGCGGCGCACGCGACCGAGTACGTCCGCCTACGGTCGGGCACCGACATCCCGGTGATCTGGGGCATGCTGTGGCACATCTTCCAGAACGGCTGGGAGGATCGCGACTTCATCGCGAGCCGCGTCTACGGCATGGAGGACGTGCGCGAGGAAGTCGCGAAATGGACGCCCGACGAGGTCGAGCGGGTCTCCGGCGTGCCGGGAGCACAGCTGCGCCACGTCGCCGAACTGTTCGCCAAGGAGAAGCCCGCGACCCTGATCTGGTGCATGGGCGCGACCCAGCACACGGTGGGGACCGCCAACGTGCGGGCCTTCTGCATCCTGTGCCTGGCCACCGGCAATGTCGGCAAGCCGGGGACGGGCGCGAACATCTTCCGCGGCCACACCAACGTCCAGGGCGCCACCGACATGGGGCTCGATGTGACGAGCCTGCCGCTCTATTACGGCCTCGTCGAGGGCGGCTGGAAGCACTGGGCCCGGGTCTGGGAGGTCGAGTACGACTGGCTGCAGTCGCGCTTCGACGAGGTGCCCGCCACGGGGTCCCGCAAGGCGCGCTCGCGCAAGGAGAACATGGAGACCCCGGGGCTCACCTCGACCCGGTGGTTCGACGCCGTGAACCTGCCGGCAACCCAAGTCGACCAGAGCAGCCGGTTGCGCGCGATGATGATCTCAGGCCACGGCGGCAACACCGTCACGCGCCTTCCCGAGGCCCTCGACGGGCTCAACAAGCTGGATCTCCTGGTGGTGGCCGATCCCCACCCCACCACCTTCGCGGCCCTGAATGCCCGGCGCGACAACACCTACCTGATGCCGATCTGCACCTCGCTCGAGATGGACGGCTGCCGCACAGCCTCGAACCGCTCGCTGCAATGGGGTGAGCAGATCGTGAAGCCGGCCTTCGAGTCGAAGAACGACTACGAGTTCTTCTACCTGCTGGCGAAGAAGCTCGGCTTCGCGGAAGCGCTGTTCAAGAACATCAAGGTCGAGAACAACGTTCCCCTGGCGGAGGACATCCTGCGGGAGATCAACCGCGGCGGATGGTCGACGGGCTATTGCGGCCAGAGCCCGGAACGGCTGAAGGCCCATATCCGCAACCAGCACGTCTTCGACATCGTCACCCTGCGCGCGCCGAAGGACGCGCCCGAGGTCGGCGGCGACTATTACGGCCTGCCCTGGCCGTGCTGGGGCAAGCCCGAGATCCGGCACCCCGGCAGCGCCATCCTGTACAACACGGCGCTCCACGTGAAGGACGGCGGCGGCACCTTCCGGGCCCGGTTCGGCACCGAGCGCAACGGCCAGACGCTGCTCGCCGAGGACTCGTTCTCGCTCGGCTCCGACCTCACCGACGGGTATCCCGAGTTCAGCATGGCGGTGATGCGCAAGCTCGGCTGGGACCGGGAACTGACGCCGGAGGAACAAGCGGTCATCGCCCGGATCGGCGGCAGCAACCCGGACGCGGTGAACTGGTCGACCGACCTGTCGGGGGGCATCCAGCGGGTCTGCCTCGACCACGGCGTCATGCATTACGGCAACGGCAAGGCGCGGGCGAATGCCTGGAACCTGCCCGACCCGGTGCCGGTCCACCGCGAGCCGATCTATACGCCCCGGCCCGACCTCGTCGCGAAGTACCCGACCCGGCCGGACGAGCGGCAGTTCCGCATGCCGAATGTCGGCTTCTCGGTGCAGCAGGCGGCGGTCGAGCGCGGCATCGCTCAGGCGTTCCCGATCATCCTCACCTCGGGCCGCCTCGTCGAGTACGAGGGCGGCGGCGAGGAGACCCGCTCGAACCCCTGGCTCGCCGAGTTGCAGCAGGACATGTTCGTCGAGGTGAACACCCAGGACGCGGCCGAGCGCGGCATCAAGGACGGGCAGTTCGTCTGGGTCTACGGCCCGGAGAACGCCGCCAAAACCAAGGTGAAGGCGCTGGTCACCGACCGGGTCGCCAAGGGCGTCGCCTTCATGCCCTTCCACTATTCGGGCTGGTACCAGGGACGGGACATGCGGGAATACTACCCGCGCGACACCGACCCGGTCGTCCTCGGCGAGAGCGTGAACACCGTCACCACCTACGGCTTCGACCCGGTCACGGGGATGCAGGAGACGAAGGCGACGTTGTGCCAGATCCGGGCGGTCTAA